The Triticum aestivum cultivar Chinese Spring chromosome 6D, IWGSC CS RefSeq v2.1, whole genome shotgun sequence genomic sequence tccatgcatgttccaccggaaaacaccgttcCATTTTTGTTTCTGTTTCCGCATAAAAATTTCCATTTCCACTTCCCTTTTGCAAATTTCCGTTTCCGTTTTCATattttctctctgtttccatttttcctccggaaaaacagaaagtttccactccattttcatcccttgTACGATTGtctgttgttcaatcggccatcacctctCATCTATATATGAGACATATGGACTTCCTGTGCAAGAAAATGACTCCAAATCCCGTCCAAATTCTTCCAAAATTAATTGAGCTCAGATTTAGGTAGGTATGAGACAACAGTTTGGTTTTTGTACCCACAAGCCGTATATGACCTCAAAGGGGACATGCCCGAAAGCAAATTTATTCGTTTCAACgagatgaacaactttcatgttaaaCGATTCTcgatttgaggtcatcttgagCGTTTTTTTCCGCCTGTTTTCTATGTTCCGCAGCAGTGAAAACATGAGTCATTGCCCGGATGTTCGGACTCCAAACCGGACGTTTGCCCGGATTGTCTGGATCCATCCTGGATCGGCCAGCTTCAGTTTTGAAGCTTCTGTTGCCTGCCCGAACAATAGCCTGGACGTCCAGGCCTTTCGTTCGGCCATTCACTACAACAACGTGCAAGTTTGATTGTAACTTCTGCATACAACTTTGGATTGAGATGATTTAAATATCAAAATCGACCACCTCACCGAGACGGAGACAATCCATGTAGAAAACCTTTTTATTTGAGGTTGTCATGGGGTTGTAATTGGCCGAACAATACTCCGAATGGCAAATCTCAGCACTCCAAACACATCTTCGACCCCTGAGATGAGATTGAATGGTGATGACTCAAACATCAAAGTTTCATTTTGACCATACAATTTTTTTTCATATTGGTCACTTTTCCATGTGAGGCTATCTTAATTGTTTTTCTGTCCATGCANNNNNNNNNNNNNNNNNNNNNNNNNNNNNNNNNNNNNNNNNNNNNNNNNNNNNNNNNNNNNNNNNNNNNNNNNNNNNNNNNNNNNNNNNNNNNNNNNNNNNNNNNNNNNNNNNNNNNNNNNNNNNNNNNNNNNNNNNNNNNNNNNNNNNNNNNNNNNNNNNNNNNNNNNNNNNNNNNNNNNNNNNNNNNNNNNNNNNNNNNNNNNNNNNNNNNNNNNNNNNNNNNNNNNNNNNNNNNNNNNNNNNNNNNNNNNNNNNNNNNNNNNNNNNNNNNNNNNNNNNNNNNNNNNNNNNNNNNNNNNNNNNNNNNNNNNNNNNNNNNNNNNNNNNNNNNNNNNNNNNNNNNNNNNNNNNNNNNNNNNNNNNNNNNNNNNNNNNNNNNNNNNAGAATCATATATTCCCATACCTTCCAGGGAGGCAGTGCACGTCGGCCCAAATAATGGAGTGAGAGTGAGCGATTGCTGCCACGGCAAGTGGGCCAAAAGTAGCTGCGTAGGCCCATGAGCCCATACGTGAGAACCAGCTTCCCAAGCCCACAAGCCAGCGCCAGCCCGTCCGATCCTCTAGAAAAACTTGTTTTCCTCATTTTCGAGGACCCAACCAGTGCCGTATGCGTCCCGCTCCCGGTCCCGGGGTCGAACCGGACGGCCATCCATAATAATCCGACCGAGCCAGCCAGCcggcctcctcctcatcgtcctcctcGGCTCGCCCCCCTCCCCGCGGCGCCGCGAAACCCTAGCCCGCCCCCACCATGGACGGCTCCGCCTCCAAGGGCAAGCGCAAGCGCGGCCGCAAGAGCAAGGCGGCAGCGGACCAGCCCCCGCCGTCCcccgacgcccccgccgccgccgcggtcgccgacaaccccgccccggccgcccccgGCCGCCGCGGGCGCaagccgcgacgcgtcgaggtcgAGGCCCCGGCCGCCGCGGACGCCTCCACCACGCCACGGCGCGGGGACGCGAAGCACCTGACGAACGGAGGGGACGCGGCGATGGCGGAGCTGGGCCCCGAGGGCTGGGAGGAGGTCGTCAGGGTGGTGCCCTCCATGGACGCGGTCGTCAAGGTGTTCTGCGTGCACACCGAGCCCAACTTCTCGCTGCCGTGGCAGCGGAAGCGGCAGTACAgctccagcagcagcggcttcaTCATCGGCGGCCGGCGCGTCCTCACCAACGCCCACTCCGTCGAGCACTTCACCCAGGTCAAGCTTAAGAAGCGCGGGTCCGACACCAAGTACCTCGCCACGGTCCTCGCCATAGGCACCGAGTGTGACATTGGTGCGAACGCTCTCCCTTTCCCTAGCACCGCCTTCTTCCTTTGTTTCTTGTATTTAAGCTTAATTGCATCACATAGCTTGTCCAGTATATATGTGAAGTCAGATGCATCATTACGCATACTTCTCCaatgcaccccctccccctccccctcccccggttACTACGATAGCATTGCACAGGTAGTGTTGGAAGCTGGGAATTTCAGCATGTAGGTGCTTCGTTTGAACTTTCATGTTGTGGAGTAGTTGTATTGATTATCGTGTGAGAGTGAGACCTGACATTAGATGCGACCACAATTGGCGGCAAAATTGTTTCTTATGGACTCAAATTTAAGGTATTCCGAAGGAAGTTGAACGTATGGACTTGAAAATGCAGAAGCATGTACATACCTcgtcagtggcggagccaggaaattAGAATGAGGAGGGCCAAGTATTGTTAATCTGTGTTAGGGAGGACCAGCTCACTAGTATACACCACTTTAGCAGCAATTTATCATGTATTACCATGCATATTAGGCTTGAAAGAGTAATGTtaggggggccagggcccctgctggcacccccctgtctccgccactgtaCCTCGTGACTTTGACCATATGTTCTGTTAAAATTTAAAACGAACTTCTATGTTTGCTTAATTGTTTTGTCTTAGCATCAGCTCTTGAAAATATCACAATGTTAAATCTTTGAACTTTTAAATGTCAATGCAGCAGAAATtttatgtttgcttattttggtatTCTAGCTCGGGGAATAGATTACATATTTAAGTGCTCAGACCTGATAGGTGTAGATTTTCTTGTCGATATCTTACACGGGCTAACTTGAACTGTTCTATCCATCTCAGCCCTGTTAACTGTCAGTGATGATGAGTTCTGGGAGGGAGTTACACCAGTTGAGTTTGGGTCGTTGCCAGCACTTCAGGATGCAGTCACTGTTGTTGGTTATCCAATTGGAGGAGATACAATATCAGTGACAAGTGGTGTGGTCTCTAGGATAGAGATACTGTCCTATGTGCATGGTTCTACCGAACTTTTAGGGTTGCAGGTATGTTTTCTTCCCATATCTTCTCTTCCCTTCATTTGACTTCTATGATAGAACTTAACCTTTTGAGGAATCATAATTTATTTATTAGCCTATTATTAATACCTTTTAAATTTGGACCTTTTCCTGTGGACAGATAGATGCAGCTATTAATTCAGGAAATTCAGGTGGCCCAGCTTTTAATGATAGGGGCATATGTGTTGGTATAGCTTTTCAATCTCTCAAACATGAGGATGTAGAGAATATAGGTTATGTGATACCCACCCCAGTTATCAAGCATTTTATTCAAGACTATGAAAAATCTGGAGCATATACAGGTAAACAGTCATATTCCATAATTGTATGAAGATACATTTGCTTGTTATGATCAGTGTTTTCATTCTATTGCTAGTCTTGAGTACTCTGAACTTTGTTATGGCGTTCTTTTGAAACATTTAGCTGGTTTATTCGAACTTGTCGGATGATGTTATAGGCATAGTTTTTACCAGGGTACGATCTGACTGTTCCTTATGACTTTGCAACTGTTTATTACTATTTATTACCATTTGGTCTCGCATGAGTGTTTCTCTCTTCTTATTTTCATGTCCTGTGATCAGATGATTGATATTGCTTGTGTAATCGTATTCGTTTGGGTTGGTTATGATGACATTAATGAAGTTTAAAGCCAATATATAGTGATAGTATTTTGCTCAGTGTTTTCCTCTTATTACGAGTTTCTGCAAATCTTTCAATTATTTGCCTAGTCATTCTCTTTCAGTTCGTTCAATGCACTAACCAGTATTCTGCACTGTAGGTGCATTATTTTGATTGTCGTCTCTTTTCCGTATTGTTTGATGTATCATGCTAATGAAAATAATGATCCTATATTAAGAAAAAGTCTGTTTAATATTTGCCTTCATGTCAACCCAGAGTCTAATGCTTAATATATGTTGCCATTTCTATCTCTTTGATCTTATGCATTTGCTATGTGATTTGATTTTTATCTTTTGCGATATTATGTCAGGCTTCCCTATAATTGGGATAGAATGGCAGAAAATGGAAAATCCCGATCTCCGAAAAGCAATGGGAATGAAACCTGATCAAAAGGGTGTTCGTGTTAGGAGAGTGGAGCCTACTGCTCCCGAGTCTGGATGTCTGCAACCGTCAGATATTATTCTTAGCTTTGATGGAGTTGACATTGCCAATGATGGTACAGGTTAGTGTATTGGAACTTGTTAATTCAATGCCCTATATTTTGCTCTACATGGTAATTTACCTGTAGGATACCAATTGCTTTAGTTAGTAAGTACTTATTATCAGTTCCACTGTCTTCTATTGCTCTAGGTGCCCCACTTTTATCTCTTATTGGATTCGTTAAGTCTTTGTTATTTTGTTAATAGAAATTCTTTCTCTCTGGTGTCAAATGACGGTTCTGACTGAAATCATAATTCACATAGCTTGTAATGCTACAATTTCTTATTTTATACATGTAGCATGTTTGCAGCTGGCCAACCTGATTGATGATTTTTGTTTCCATTTGAATCTCGTAGATACATGGATGTTGTCAAATTTTCTTGCGTGGTTCTAAAAATATTCTTGCGGTGGTTTACATTGGCGAACCTTTCTTTCTCTGTATTAACCCTCTAGCATCTTAATTAAACTTAATTCCTGAGAAAATCAAACATTCTCACTTAAAACAAGAAGATCACTTATTTTTATTTACTTACCCCCCCTTTTTTTGTCAATAGTTCCTTTCAGGCATGGCGAGCGAATTGGCTTTAGTTACCTTGTTTCTCAGAAATATACCGGTGACAAAGCCCTTATCAAAGTCCTGCGCAActcaaaagttcatgaatttaaaataaAGTTAGCGACCCACAAGCGGCTCATTGCAGCTCATGTCAAGGGCAGGCCACCATCATATTACATTGTTGCTGGCTTTGTTTTTGCAGCTGTCTCTGTTCCATATCTCCGTTCTGAGGTTTGTATCTATCTTCTTTTTGCATCCTGTTCCCAATGCATTGAATAATCAACAAGCAAGAGTGCAATCCTTGTACTCCTAGGCTGTCAGTATCTTGAATTTCAGTATGATTTGTTTGGATCCTGATTTTCTTGATCTTAAAGGGAGTCGGTAACGAATAGAGGTCCTGTACACTACTATCAATAGGATTTTGATGAAAATCGTTCACCTGCAATGTTTCAGCGCTTATACTACTGTGGTGTTAATGCTGTCAAATTGTGTAGCACCAGCTAACGATAACCTCTTTGATATTCGAAATTCACATGCATAGTGCTCTTAGTAGTGAAGGGTGCTTTAGGCAGCTAATTTTGTTTCTTAGATGTAATTAAGAATTTAAAATTAGAGCACCTGTAACAAATTAAGCTGTGTTTCAGCTACTGTCTATATAGGTATGACCTCTGATAGTTACCATGCAAAGAAGTTGCTTGATTTCTATTCTGGTCTTACTTGTGATATTATAAAGCAGAACTAGGGCTTATCATTTTTCGTGCAACTTTTCTTAGAAAACCTCACTAG encodes the following:
- the LOC123145511 gene encoding protease Do-like 9 isoform X2, which codes for MDGSASKGKRKRGRKSKAAADQPPPSPDAPAAAAVADNPAPAAPGRRGRKPRRVEVEAPAAADASTTPRRGDAKHLTNGGDAAMAELGPEGWEEVVRVVPSMDAVVKVFCVHTEPNFSLPWQRKRQYSSSSSGFIIGGRRVLTNAHSVEHFTQVKLKKRGSDTKYLATVLAIGTECDIALLTVSDDEFWEGVTPVEFGSLPALQDAVTVVGYPIGGDTISVTSGVVSRIEILSYVHGSTELLGLQIDAAINSGNSGGPAFNDRGICVGIAFQSLKHEDVENIGYVIPTPVIKHFIQDYEKSGAYTGFPIIGIEWQKMENPDLRKAMGMKPDQKGVRVRRVEPTAPESGCLQPSDIILSFDGVDIANDGTVPFRHGERIGFSYLVSQKYTGDKALIKVLRNSKVHEFKIKLATHKRLIAAHVKGRPPSYYIVAGFVFAAVSVPYLRSEYGKDYEYDAPVKLLVKHLHSMAESPDEQLVVVSQVLVADINIGYEDIVNTQVLDVNGHPVKILSDRRSQCYVVITVPLFSDS
- the LOC123145511 gene encoding protease Do-like 9 isoform X1, with amino-acid sequence MDGSASKGKRKRGRKSKAAADQPPPSPDAPAAAAVADNPAPAAPGRRGRKPRRVEVEAPAAADASTTPRRGDAKHLTNGGDAAMAELGPEGWEEVVRVVPSMDAVVKVFCVHTEPNFSLPWQRKRQYSSSSSGFIIGGRRVLTNAHSVEHFTQVKLKKRGSDTKYLATVLAIGTECDIALLTVSDDEFWEGVTPVEFGSLPALQDAVTVVGYPIGGDTISVTSGVVSRIEILSYVHGSTELLGLQIDAAINSGNSGGPAFNDRGICVGIAFQSLKHEDVENIGYVIPTPVIKHFIQDYEKSGAYTGFPIIGIEWQKMENPDLRKAMGMKPDQKGVRVRRVEPTAPESGCLQPSDIILSFDGVDIANDGTVPFRHGERIGFSYLVSQKYTGDKALIKVLRNSKVHEFKIKLATHKRLIAAHVKGRPPSYYIVAGFVFAAVSVPYLRSEYGKDYEYDAPVKLLVKHLHSMAESPDEQLVVVSQVLVADINIGYEDIVNTQVLAVNGHPVKNLRDLVTTVENCKDEFLKFDLEYDQIVVLERKTAKAATEDILTTHCIPSAMSDDLKA